The following nucleotide sequence is from Paenibacillus odorifer.
AGGAAGGTAATAAATCCTGAATAATCTCGCATTTCATGAAGATCTTCCTTTCATCAATTTTTGTTTTCCACGGTAAAAGGTAACTCTTGCCCAGGTTTCATCTCTTCCAAGAATTTCGCCAATTTCCCGAAAACTGAATTCTCCGGTTAAACGCAGATATAATACTTCTTTGGTATTTGGATCAAGTAAATGAAGTTGTTTAAATAAATCCATTTTGTCCTGAGCAAAAATGAACTGGGATTCTGTTGAATTTGCGTTAGCCAAAGAAGCGTCTTCTAATTCCTCAGACTTCCGCTTGCGCTGCTTGTCCAGCTCCTGATACCACACATGTTTAGCAATTTGACAGAGCCATACGTATACTTTGCAGGTCCCATCGTATTTGTCTATCGATTTTATAGCTCTATAAAAAGTTTCTTGGGTAATTTCTTCTGCCAGCAAGTGATTATGACAAAGGCTAAATACGAATTTATATACTTGGGTTGAATATTCCCTGTATAATTGCTCGTTGTCCTGCATCCATTCACCTCCTCAAGTTATATATCCGTAAAAAGCTATAAACGTTACAAGTTTTTTTTAAAAAATTTGATTTATACAATTATCGCTTTCATCCCCGGTATGTGAGGGAATTAAGGAGGTTCAGCGTTAAGGCTGGTTTCACAGTAGGGTTACCCTTTATAATTACATGAGATCTTATTGTACAAGTTACAAGGGGGTTCATATATGATAACAAAGGTAAACCGGCAGTTAAATGAGGGTCCTAAAATTCAAAAAGAACAAGAGCTTGTTACCAAAATGATTCGTATATATTGTAAGAAAAAACATCATCATAAGGGGTTTTGTGAGGAATGTCAGGAATTAAATGAGTATGCGCTGAAGAGGCTAGCCTATTGTAAATTTGGTGAAGAGAAAACAGCTTGTGCCAAATGTCCTGTTCATTGTTACAAACCGGATTATCGCCAAAGAATTAAAGGGGTTATGCGTTTTTCTGGTCCGTGGATGCTGCTCTATCATCCCATTGAGTCGATTAGGCATATTCCGCTACCCAATAAATTGAGAAAATAAGTGAAAACCGGACATCATTTGATGCCCGGCTTAATGTGTTTTTAGATATCATTCTCCCAGTTTTTCAGCCTTCACCAAAATCTCTCGCAAAACCCGGGCAACCCGGCTTTTTCTTCTCTTTACTTTTACACTTATCCGTCTTAACGACTCTTGGTATACGGCGGTATCCTTGGGTTCATAGAGCTGTTTGGCGGCAATCCGTAACGTTCTTCTCATTAATATTGCTGATGAACGGGTTAACTTCGTTCGGTATCCTCTGCGCAAGACCCGTAAAGTATGTTTATACTTCTCTAAGTCTTCGTTTGGGGGAACAAGGGCGAACAGATTTAGGGAGGAGTCATTGAACCCGTAGCTTTTGAACATGATTTTTAGATTCTCAATATTTATGAGGTTTCCTCTGAAGTGGGTTGGATGTTCTTGGTGAACGCCGACAACTTCTTTGATGCTGTGAAAAGGGATTTTTAATCGATGCAGTCGATACCCAAGGTCCCAATCTTCGAGTCCATAGAGGATAAACTGTTCATTAAAACCTCCAGCACGAGTTAATTGGCTGCGTCTTATGGACACACAACGTGTGACGAGTAACATCCAAGGGGCTACATCTGTGCTGGCAAATTGTTTTTTAGTATTTGGAGGAACTCTTGAGGGAAAGGTGACTTTTGATAACGTCTCCGTCTGCTGAAGGATATCATTGGGTGTGATTAATGGGATGATTTCAGTCGCTGATTCGAAGTCGGGATTCCATAAGTTAGAAGGCGAAAGTGTATTGCGGCAATGCTCTTTTTCTTCAGGAGAAAAGTCTGGGTAGTAGTGGGTATAAGCGTCATCCCATGAGTGTGGAATACCTGAAA
It contains:
- a CDS encoding nitrous oxide-stimulated promoter family protein, whose protein sequence is MITKVNRQLNEGPKIQKEQELVTKMIRIYCKKKHHHKGFCEECQELNEYALKRLAYCKFGEEKTACAKCPVHCYKPDYRQRIKGVMRFSGPWMLLYHPIESIRHIPLPNKLRK
- a CDS encoding RNA polymerase sigma factor, whose protein sequence is MQDNEQLYREYSTQVYKFVFSLCHNHLLAEEITQETFYRAIKSIDKYDGTCKVYVWLCQIAKHVWYQELDKQRKRKSEELEDASLANANSTESQFIFAQDKMDLFKQLHLLDPNTKEVLYLRLTGEFSFREIGEILGRDETWARVTFYRGKQKLMKGRSS
- a CDS encoding glycosyltransferase, with amino-acid sequence MAIRYSIIIPTYNRLQQLLLTLTSFETQTYPKDRFEVIVADDGSTDGTKEMVESFQTSYPLIYVAQQEQRGRSAVRNLGLSQAKGKYVIFCDADFLVFPDFIRIVNQYHRKYPKSIISGIPHSWDDAYTHYYPDFSPEEKEHCRNTLSPSNLWNPDFESATEIIPLITPNDILQQTETLSKVTFPSRVPPNTKKQFASTDVAPWMLLVTRCVSIRRSQLTRAGGFNEQFILYGLEDWDLGYRLHRLKIPFHSIKEVVGVHQEHPTHFRGNLINIENLKIMFKSYGFNDSSLNLFALVPPNEDLEKYKHTLRVLRRGYRTKLTRSSAILMRRTLRIAAKQLYEPKDTAVYQESLRRISVKVKRRKSRVARVLREILVKAEKLGE